In Pseudoalteromonas sp. MM1, a single window of DNA contains:
- a CDS encoding YdbH domain-containing protein: MLKRIGLIVGFVLLSIVLLGYVFRLPLLQWAVAPALEKAGVTLSCLDFSLTSKLNVHVQKACLSYQNQELVVTGITANTKHIEIQHAVLNLNPFPQSNKESSPATILDLALPDKRPTIAVEQLSINSAFLKRPLMLNITEPTLNQFVINGDLIANATLHNDKVRGQLKVNDGLLKQLLKTDNALLSGLSFNTSQAFTFNGIEGSATGNLQARYDYKFKNCDISNNTEGVLSAAYNLNTQKLGLDSSKLKNNVQLSNNCQSLIPESAYKAFAVKQLPLNWQWALPKPISLVGNNLTLPLITLTSDEQTEQDIDITFTDTFVNTVTPLQSARSRLKAQLHTDDIKSVVLNTQFNNAQLSGNYDIALTSLPEFLPAEANNIKAKGDFTVTQLIDFKPVGNARIEFSFDSAAAYGSALKGYTGNLEASMNEKLDAKVTLKSKLKSVQYNEYKLTDINNTLSARANLGVGELFAHLNANTQVNTLTSPSIDLNTINVTSTGLQSRALQASHHVFVNGVELVANHHISKVAHPFEVIIPQQSVLSLNSLVSQFEPLAQLTQGKLGGRISGDVNLQKADFTLTMTDTSALYNDFLANGFNMQFGGQYDSGQLNVAPTTFNLNELRAGAVAKSITGNIKVVNNSAQAFDVEGGIFGGKFSLDKYTLLKPQQTAHVTFENVDAGKLITLDDKSGIILTGRLRGSLPFYFGETGVEVKNGSLANQGQGKLIISNNEAFDAVMRQQQELQPVLGLLKNLDIQKLNSTVALKSDGWLNLGVNLQGFNEPEQQQVNFNYNHEENVFTLLRALRLSDEITQKVEQQYSKKGN, encoded by the coding sequence ATGTTAAAGCGCATTGGGTTAATTGTTGGTTTTGTATTGCTAAGCATAGTATTGCTTGGTTATGTATTTCGTTTGCCATTATTACAATGGGCTGTAGCGCCTGCGCTTGAAAAAGCGGGTGTTACCTTAAGCTGCTTAGATTTTTCGCTTACGAGTAAGTTAAATGTGCACGTACAAAAAGCGTGTTTAAGTTACCAAAACCAAGAGCTTGTAGTTACAGGCATTACCGCAAATACCAAGCATATTGAAATTCAACACGCAGTACTTAATCTAAACCCATTTCCACAAAGTAATAAAGAAAGCAGCCCAGCAACAATTTTAGATTTAGCCCTTCCTGATAAAAGACCAACAATTGCAGTTGAGCAACTAAGTATAAACAGTGCGTTTTTAAAGCGTCCGCTAATGCTAAATATTACCGAGCCAACGCTTAACCAGTTTGTAATTAATGGTGATTTGATCGCAAATGCAACGCTTCACAATGATAAGGTGCGAGGGCAGCTTAAAGTTAATGATGGATTATTGAAGCAACTACTTAAAACAGATAATGCGCTATTAAGTGGGCTTAGCTTTAATACATCGCAAGCATTTACCTTTAATGGAATAGAAGGGAGCGCCACTGGTAATTTACAGGCGCGGTATGACTATAAATTTAAAAACTGCGACATTAGTAATAATACTGAAGGGGTGCTAAGCGCTGCGTATAATTTAAATACCCAAAAGCTTGGGCTAGACTCAAGTAAGCTTAAAAACAATGTCCAACTTAGCAATAATTGCCAATCTCTTATTCCTGAAAGTGCCTACAAGGCCTTTGCTGTAAAGCAACTCCCACTTAATTGGCAGTGGGCTTTACCTAAACCAATAAGCCTAGTAGGTAATAATTTAACCTTACCGTTAATAACGCTAACAAGCGATGAGCAAACAGAGCAAGACATAGACATAACTTTTACAGATACGTTTGTTAATACAGTCACGCCTTTACAAAGTGCGCGTTCGCGGCTTAAAGCACAGCTACACACTGACGACATAAAGTCTGTAGTGCTAAATACGCAGTTTAATAACGCTCAACTAAGTGGCAATTACGATATTGCGCTTACCTCTTTGCCTGAATTTTTACCGGCTGAGGCTAATAATATTAAAGCCAAAGGGGATTTTACAGTTACTCAACTTATTGACTTTAAGCCCGTAGGTAACGCACGTATTGAGTTTAGCTTTGATAGCGCAGCTGCTTATGGCAGCGCTCTTAAAGGCTACACAGGTAACCTTGAAGCAAGCATGAATGAAAAGCTCGATGCAAAAGTAACGCTTAAAAGTAAGCTTAAAAGCGTGCAATACAACGAATATAAACTCACCGATATTAATAACACCCTTAGTGCAAGGGCAAACTTAGGCGTGGGAGAGTTATTTGCTCACTTAAATGCAAACACTCAAGTAAATACACTAACAAGCCCAAGTATCGATTTAAATACTATAAACGTAACCTCCACAGGGCTGCAAAGTCGTGCACTTCAAGCGTCTCATCATGTATTTGTAAATGGTGTTGAGCTGGTGGCTAATCATCATATTTCAAAGGTAGCGCATCCGTTTGAAGTGATTATACCGCAGCAAAGTGTGCTTTCGTTAAATTCACTCGTTAGCCAATTTGAACCGTTGGCTCAGCTAACCCAAGGGAAATTGGGCGGGCGTATAAGTGGTGATGTGAATTTACAAAAAGCAGATTTTACTTTAACGATGACTGATACCAGTGCACTTTATAACGACTTCTTAGCTAATGGATTTAACATGCAGTTTGGGGGGCAGTACGATTCAGGGCAGCTTAATGTTGCTCCTACTACCTTTAATCTTAATGAATTACGTGCAGGTGCTGTAGCTAAAAGTATCACGGGTAATATTAAAGTGGTTAATAATAGCGCGCAGGCCTTTGATGTTGAAGGCGGTATTTTTGGTGGTAAATTTTCTTTAGATAAATACACGCTTTTAAAGCCACAGCAAACAGCACATGTTACGTTTGAAAATGTTGATGCCGGTAAATTAATAACGCTTGACGATAAGTCGGGTATTATCCTAACAGGTAGGCTAAGAGGGTCGTTGCCATTTTATTTTGGTGAAACAGGGGTTGAGGTAAAAAATGGCAGCCTAGCCAATCAAGGCCAAGGGAAGCTTATTATTAGCAATAATGAAGCGTTTGACGCTGTTATGCGCCAGCAACAAGAGTTACAACCTGTGCTTGGGCTACTCAAAAACCTTGATATACAAAAGCTTAATAGTACAGTAGCGCTTAAAAGTGATGGCTGGTTAAACTTAGGTGTTAACTTACAAGGCTTTAATGAGCCAGAGCAGCAGCAAGTTAACTTTAACTATAACCACGAAGAAAACGTGTTTACGTTACTAAGAGCACTTAGATTAAGTGACGAAATAACGCAAAAAGTTGAGCAGCAATACTCTAAAAAAGGAAACTAA
- a CDS encoding YnbE family lipoprotein: MKNSLSIKAIIALAAISALSACTHRVEVAAKEPITINLNVKVDHEIRVKVDKELDNLFSDDSELF, translated from the coding sequence ATGAAAAATTCGTTAAGCATTAAGGCAATCATTGCCCTTGCTGCTATTAGCGCTTTGAGCGCATGTACCCACAGAGTAGAGGTGGCAGCGAAAGAGCCAATAACTATCAATCTAAATGTAAAAGTAGATCACGAAATTCGAGTAAAAGTAGATAAAGAACTCGATAACTTATTCAGTGACGACAGTGAATTATTTTAG
- a CDS encoding YdbL family protein, protein MTIKNKLSIATLISAVCLSFSAWAISLDDAKNQGLVGEDSSGYLGLVVQNSEAKAVVEEINAKRKAQYLKLAKKNDLSLAQVEALAAAKTIEKTKSGHYIEVNGNWVKK, encoded by the coding sequence ATGACTATAAAAAATAAATTAAGTATTGCTACTCTAATTAGTGCGGTATGTTTGTCGTTTTCAGCGTGGGCTATTAGTTTAGATGATGCTAAAAACCAAGGCTTAGTGGGTGAAGATAGCTCAGGTTATTTAGGGCTTGTTGTACAAAATAGCGAGGCAAAAGCCGTAGTTGAGGAAATTAACGCTAAACGTAAAGCACAGTATTTAAAGCTGGCTAAAAAGAACGATTTATCGCTAGCCCAAGTAGAAGCGCTTGCAGCAGCTAAAACAATCGAAAAGACCAAAAGTGGCCACTATATTGAAGTGAATGGTAACTGGGTTAAAAAGTAA
- a CDS encoding DUF1415 domain-containing protein, which translates to MTHQAIAQTREWVSSVIVKYNFCPFARKEVENNCIHYVLSPATKVDDAVMDMLEQCVQLDQNPERETTLILFDNGFSDFEDFLDLVDLANALLVAQGFEGKYQIANFHPDYVFADSDEDDAANYTNRAPYPTLHLIRELSMSEALDNYNEPESIPEHNIKLARRKGFDFWQQLLANIKKPSA; encoded by the coding sequence ATGACTCATCAAGCAATTGCCCAAACCCGCGAGTGGGTATCATCTGTTATTGTAAAATATAACTTTTGCCCATTTGCCCGCAAAGAAGTAGAAAACAACTGTATTCATTATGTGCTTAGCCCAGCAACAAAAGTTGATGACGCTGTAATGGACATGCTAGAGCAGTGTGTGCAGCTTGATCAAAACCCCGAGCGCGAAACCACATTAATACTGTTTGATAACGGCTTTAGCGATTTTGAAGACTTTTTAGATTTAGTCGATTTAGCCAATGCCTTACTGGTAGCGCAAGGTTTTGAAGGTAAATACCAAATTGCTAATTTTCACCCTGACTACGTGTTTGCCGACAGCGATGAAGATGATGCGGCAAATTACACTAACCGAGCCCCCTACCCTACATTACATTTAATTCGCGAACTGAGTATGAGCGAAGCGCTTGATAACTATAACGAGCCAGAATCTATTCCAGAGCACAATATAAAACTTGCAAGGCGCAAAGGGTTCGACTTTTGGCAGCAACTTTTAGCAAATATAAAAAAACCGAGCGCCTAA
- the waaA gene encoding lipid IV(A) 3-deoxy-D-manno-octulosonic acid transferase, protein MARIFYSLALILISPLIVFYLYVLRGKKNKGYRAHFKERFGFISKHLFNNSAKPVVFHCASVGEVLAVAPLIKALQKQHPQLNILITCNTPTGRAQISEQFKNTVASCYLPIDFAGSSARFLKRINPQALCILETELWPNLMAISHKKNIPVLVLNARLSEKSQQGYQKVAGLTHIIMRSISVLASHNINDAKRFIELGLPSSKSHVTGSIKFDITPSDEQLTKVANLKAEYKTNERFVWVAGSTHPLEHEMILNAHQQLLKKYPNALLVIAPRHPEQFDKVADTLAQSPLSFSRRSNNNYQNEQVLLADTLGELQCLYGAANVSYIGGSLIRRGGHNPLEAAAFSVGVITGPHTYNFDHIYPELIKLKGAVVVENTDELAKQLINLSQNTKACQSLGIKAQQCVVKNQGAIEKTLTIINQYLEPKA, encoded by the coding sequence ATGGCACGTATTTTTTACTCACTCGCTTTAATTTTAATTAGCCCACTGATTGTATTTTACTTATATGTACTAAGAGGTAAAAAAAATAAAGGCTACCGTGCGCACTTTAAAGAGCGCTTTGGTTTTATTAGCAAACACTTATTTAATAATAGCGCTAAACCGGTTGTATTCCACTGCGCTTCTGTAGGTGAGGTCCTTGCTGTAGCGCCTCTTATTAAAGCACTGCAAAAACAACACCCGCAGCTTAATATACTTATTACCTGCAATACCCCTACCGGACGTGCGCAAATTAGCGAACAATTTAAAAATACCGTGGCATCTTGTTATTTACCTATAGACTTTGCAGGTTCAAGCGCTCGATTTTTAAAGCGTATAAACCCACAAGCACTGTGTATTTTAGAAACTGAGCTGTGGCCTAACTTAATGGCAATAAGCCATAAAAAGAATATTCCAGTATTAGTGCTTAATGCTCGACTAAGCGAAAAGTCGCAGCAAGGGTATCAAAAGGTGGCAGGGTTAACGCATATAATTATGCGTTCAATTTCAGTGCTCGCAAGCCATAATATAAATGATGCGAAACGGTTTATTGAACTTGGTTTACCTTCTTCAAAAAGCCATGTTACAGGCTCAATAAAGTTCGACATTACGCCAAGCGACGAACAACTAACTAAAGTGGCAAATCTTAAAGCCGAGTATAAAACCAATGAACGTTTTGTATGGGTGGCAGGCTCTACTCACCCGCTTGAACACGAGATGATATTAAACGCCCATCAGCAGCTATTAAAAAAATACCCTAATGCACTTTTAGTTATTGCACCGCGCCACCCTGAGCAGTTTGATAAAGTAGCCGACACGTTAGCTCAAAGCCCACTTAGCTTTAGTCGTCGCAGCAACAATAACTATCAAAACGAGCAAGTACTATTAGCTGATACACTGGGCGAGTTACAGTGTTTATATGGCGCAGCGAATGTAAGTTACATAGGCGGCAGTTTAATTCGCCGAGGTGGGCACAATCCACTTGAAGCGGCTGCTTTTTCGGTTGGTGTTATTACAGGCCCACATACGTATAATTTTGATCATATCTACCCTGAGCTAATTAAACTTAAAGGGGCTGTCGTTGTTGAAAATACCGATGAGCTTGCTAAACAATTAATTAATTTAAGCCAAAACACCAAAGCGTGCCAAAGCTTAGGAATTAAAGCGCAGCAATGTGTAGTAAAAAACCAAGGCGCCATTGAAAAAACATTAACCATTATAAATCAGTATTTAGAGCCAAAAGCATGA
- a CDS encoding SIS domain-containing protein: MSIIDSVATSYVESLNRHQALFETMEAYHQESMQLLEACHSALQAGGKVIWFGNGGSAADAQHLAAEFVVRYKLERGPLASMALTTDTSILTAHSNDYHFDTVFERQVQALCKPEDLVIGLTTSGTSANINLALEAANKIGAFTVALTGREGGKVKDIAKLPIIIKNDETARIQEAHMFIGHWLCEAIDMVVAEQQ, encoded by the coding sequence ATGTCAATTATCGATTCTGTGGCAACAAGCTACGTTGAAAGTTTAAACCGTCATCAAGCCTTATTTGAAACGATGGAGGCTTATCATCAAGAGTCTATGCAATTATTAGAAGCGTGCCACAGTGCATTGCAAGCTGGTGGTAAGGTTATTTGGTTTGGTAACGGCGGAAGTGCTGCCGATGCACAGCATTTAGCGGCCGAATTTGTTGTGCGTTATAAGTTAGAGCGTGGTCCGCTTGCCTCAATGGCGCTGACCACAGATACCTCAATCCTCACTGCGCACAGTAACGACTACCACTTTGATACGGTATTTGAACGCCAAGTGCAGGCACTGTGTAAACCAGAAGATTTAGTGATTGGTTTAACAACCTCAGGCACCAGCGCCAATATTAATTTAGCGCTTGAAGCGGCTAACAAAATTGGCGCGTTTACGGTTGCTTTAACCGGGCGCGAGGGCGGTAAAGTAAAAGACATTGCTAAGTTGCCCATTATTATTAAAAACGATGAAACAGCCCGCATTCAAGAGGCACATATGTTTATTGGCCATTGGCTATGTGAAGCTATTGATATGGTTGTTGCGGAGCAGCAGTAA
- the hldE gene encoding bifunctional D-glycero-beta-D-manno-heptose-7-phosphate kinase/D-glycero-beta-D-manno-heptose 1-phosphate adenylyltransferase HldE: MDLSLLKNLSKARILVVGDVMLDRYWYGDTGRISPEAPVPVVKVSKFEDKAGGAANVAKNIARLDAKVGLLGLIGEDESGQILETILKGEKIHSQLVSVCDLPTISKMRVISRHQQLVRLDLEETFSEQHSQLLLNRLELVLDEYDFVVFSDYSKGSLSLIKEMVSVAKAAGKTVLIDPKSPDLHLYEGADYITPNLHEFNLAGGKTGSEDILAQSARELISKNGIKAMLLTRSEQGMSLINADEKHDFAAQQLEVSDVTGAGDTVIATLAVMLGAGMKPKDAVEIANLAAGIVVSKLGAATVSPEELSQKLGQYLHINGEHYQTPFDDVLQHIEFAKQNGETIVFTNGCFDILHAGHVRYLAQAKARGDRLVVGLNNDDSITRLKGPERPINPLDERAMVLSALASVDWVIPFGSEDENDTPAKLIEQISPDILVKGGDYTVEQIAGADHVLRHGGKVEVLTFLDGCSTSKVISKIKQ; encoded by the coding sequence ATGGACTTATCGCTATTAAAAAATTTATCTAAAGCGCGTATTTTAGTTGTCGGTGATGTCATGCTAGACCGTTACTGGTATGGCGATACAGGGCGTATTTCGCCAGAAGCGCCAGTCCCTGTGGTTAAGGTAAGCAAGTTTGAAGACAAAGCCGGTGGTGCTGCAAATGTTGCAAAAAACATTGCGCGACTTGACGCCAAAGTGGGTTTACTCGGTTTAATTGGTGAAGATGAAAGCGGGCAAATTTTAGAAACTATTTTAAAAGGTGAAAAAATACATTCACAACTAGTTAGTGTATGCGATTTACCCACTATTTCTAAAATGCGTGTAATTAGTCGTCATCAACAACTTGTGCGCCTAGATTTAGAAGAAACCTTTAGCGAGCAGCACAGCCAGTTGTTGTTAAACCGTTTAGAGCTGGTACTTGATGAATATGACTTCGTGGTGTTTTCTGATTACAGCAAAGGCTCATTGAGCTTAATTAAAGAGATGGTGAGCGTTGCTAAAGCGGCGGGTAAAACTGTACTTATTGACCCTAAATCGCCCGATTTACACTTATACGAAGGCGCTGACTACATTACCCCTAATTTGCATGAATTTAATTTGGCGGGCGGTAAAACAGGCTCTGAAGACATTTTAGCGCAAAGTGCGCGTGAACTAATTAGCAAAAATGGTATTAAAGCCATGCTACTAACGCGCTCTGAGCAAGGTATGTCATTAATTAATGCCGATGAAAAACACGACTTTGCAGCGCAGCAGCTAGAAGTAAGCGATGTAACTGGCGCAGGCGATACTGTTATAGCCACGCTTGCAGTGATGCTCGGGGCAGGTATGAAGCCTAAAGATGCGGTAGAAATTGCCAATTTAGCCGCCGGTATTGTAGTAAGTAAACTTGGGGCGGCAACGGTTTCACCAGAAGAGCTTAGCCAAAAGCTTGGCCAATACTTACACATCAATGGCGAGCACTACCAAACTCCGTTTGACGATGTATTGCAACATATTGAGTTTGCTAAGCAAAACGGCGAAACCATTGTGTTTACCAATGGCTGTTTTGATATTTTACACGCAGGCCACGTACGTTATTTAGCTCAAGCCAAAGCACGCGGCGACAGGCTTGTGGTTGGTTTAAATAATGATGATTCAATAACTCGCTTAAAAGGCCCAGAGCGCCCTATAAACCCACTTGATGAGCGCGCAATGGTATTAAGTGCGCTTGCCTCTGTAGATTGGGTCATTCCCTTTGGCAGCGAGGACGAAAACGACACTCCGGCTAAATTAATCGAGCAAATAAGCCCTGATATTTTAGTTAAAGGGGGTGATTACACCGTAGAGCAAATAGCTGGCGCCGATCACGTGCTGCGCCATGGCGGCAAAGTAGAAGTGCTAACATTTTTAGATGGCTGTTCAACCTCTAAGGTGATTAGCAAAATAAAGCAGTAA
- a CDS encoding capsule assembly Wzi family protein, with amino-acid sequence MSASVTAEPWVKPDDYGLRADIQQLADAGVILAPVTTYPLMWKSFIGELEASKLELLSPSLQDAMLRVKHRYKSENSSSHSVQLSAFAASDPIIATSFGATNTQESELSAAYAYLGDNFAAKVAINYRNDGKQCLVDGKTTDDIATNEQALEDCNDTSFDDSYLAYRLGNWIFRAGAVEQFWGPGVDNSLIMSGNAKPLPALSVTREQSTAFETPWLSWLGQWSFTAQMAKLESTRVIPDALLWSSRLNFRPIQQLEVALSWSAQWAGEGQPSSAGDFIDVITGQTNCIDGNENCDSSLESKIGNQLAGIDVRWSDTLFSHPYAIYASTIGEDASSQFKPADRAYLFGVQTTQRIYSQNVLVNVEYIDTGVSCSAESTNENCYYEHSDYNSGYRYHGRTIGSTYDNDAQSVVLTLLGQLSNGDDWQVKLRSVDYNSDNRDRYPNNPDLGNTITKTGYNSKQVELRYRQLAMGGRLTLGAFASNNDGADNDTSAFAKYEYNF; translated from the coding sequence ATGAGCGCATCAGTAACAGCAGAGCCCTGGGTAAAGCCAGACGATTACGGTTTACGAGCCGACATTCAACAACTGGCTGATGCTGGTGTTATTTTAGCGCCTGTAACCACCTACCCACTAATGTGGAAAAGCTTTATTGGCGAACTAGAAGCAAGCAAGCTTGAGCTTTTATCTCCCAGCCTGCAAGATGCAATGCTTCGTGTAAAACATCGTTATAAGTCAGAAAACAGTAGCTCGCACAGTGTACAACTCTCAGCATTTGCCGCATCAGACCCAATTATAGCCACCAGCTTTGGGGCAACCAATACTCAAGAGTCTGAGCTTTCTGCGGCCTACGCCTACCTTGGCGATAACTTTGCGGCGAAAGTAGCCATTAATTACCGAAACGATGGTAAACAATGCTTAGTTGATGGCAAAACAACCGATGATATAGCCACTAACGAACAAGCGCTTGAAGATTGTAACGATACCTCATTTGACGATAGCTACTTAGCCTACCGCTTAGGCAATTGGATTTTTAGGGCCGGTGCCGTAGAGCAATTTTGGGGCCCAGGTGTTGATAACAGCTTAATTATGTCTGGTAATGCAAAACCACTGCCGGCACTTAGTGTAACCCGTGAGCAAAGCACAGCGTTTGAAACACCTTGGTTAAGTTGGCTTGGCCAATGGAGCTTTACCGCGCAAATGGCAAAGCTAGAATCAACCCGCGTTATTCCTGATGCGTTACTTTGGAGTAGCCGTTTAAATTTTCGTCCAATTCAGCAACTTGAGGTTGCTTTAAGTTGGTCTGCACAGTGGGCCGGTGAAGGCCAACCAAGCTCAGCCGGTGACTTTATCGATGTAATTACTGGGCAAACTAATTGTATTGATGGTAATGAAAATTGCGATAGCTCATTAGAGTCTAAAATTGGCAACCAGCTTGCCGGTATTGACGTTCGTTGGTCTGATACCTTATTTAGTCACCCGTATGCCATCTACGCAAGTACAATTGGCGAAGATGCCAGCTCACAGTTTAAACCTGCCGACAGAGCGTACTTATTCGGTGTGCAAACGACCCAACGTATTTACAGCCAAAATGTATTAGTAAATGTAGAGTATATAGATACGGGTGTTTCATGCTCGGCTGAATCAACCAATGAAAACTGCTACTACGAACACTCAGATTATAATTCGGGCTATCGTTACCATGGTCGCACTATTGGCTCAACCTATGATAACGACGCGCAGTCAGTGGTGTTAACACTGCTTGGTCAGCTTTCAAATGGCGATGACTGGCAAGTAAAACTTCGTAGTGTGGATTACAACAGCGATAATCGCGACCGTTACCCTAATAACCCAGATTTAGGGAATACCATTACCAAAACCGGTTATAACTCAAAACAAGTTGAGCTACGTTACAGGCAACTGGCTATGGGTGGGCGTTTAACATTGGGCGCTTTTGCATCAAATAATGATGGTGCAGACAACGACACGTCAGCGTTTGCTAAGTACGAATATAACTTTTAA
- a CDS encoding glycosyltransferase family 1 protein — translation MSNKRLLFIPVSSPQGIGEYMRSLLLAQSLESECLGSLTIHFILNKHTSYAKNCPYDTTLLEHSATKERDKVCEVIANFKPDIVIFDCAGRAAHMKAAKKVGAKVVFISQHAKKRAKGLKLNRINLIDSHWVVQPDYCIEPLSWAEKAKIDMFSLAMPKNVGPYIAFSSACDTKQVLKKYQLDEQDYFIVSAGSGGHMLDNQNCADVFFAAAEQISLQTGLKAVVVFGPNYNKALPVSNTVINLDTLENSEFLSLMEQAKFALLSAGDTLLQAIAVKTPAVACAISKDQTQRLVSCATTGVVIKVNFEVEDIVKKANALLMQPHFNQLLEKYALLESAHSYEVITQGVKNMLMAADR, via the coding sequence ATGAGCAACAAACGACTTTTATTTATACCCGTATCATCGCCACAAGGAATAGGTGAATACATGCGCTCGTTGTTGCTAGCCCAAAGTCTTGAAAGTGAATGTCTAGGTTCACTTACTATCCATTTCATTTTAAATAAACACACAAGCTACGCTAAAAACTGCCCATATGACACTACCTTGCTTGAGCACTCTGCAACTAAAGAGCGCGATAAAGTGTGTGAAGTTATAGCTAATTTTAAGCCCGATATTGTTATATTCGATTGTGCAGGGCGCGCTGCTCATATGAAAGCGGCTAAAAAAGTGGGGGCCAAAGTGGTGTTTATTTCTCAGCATGCGAAAAAGCGAGCGAAAGGCTTAAAACTTAACCGTATCAACTTAATTGATAGCCATTGGGTGGTACAGCCTGATTACTGCATTGAACCTTTAAGCTGGGCTGAAAAAGCTAAAATAGATATGTTTTCTTTGGCTATGCCTAAAAATGTGGGCCCTTACATAGCATTTTCATCAGCGTGCGATACCAAGCAGGTGTTAAAAAAATATCAGCTTGATGAACAAGACTACTTTATTGTCAGCGCAGGCTCTGGCGGCCATATGCTAGATAACCAAAATTGTGCTGATGTATTTTTTGCCGCCGCAGAGCAAATTTCATTGCAAACAGGTTTAAAGGCGGTGGTGGTATTTGGCCCTAATTATAATAAAGCGTTGCCAGTATCAAATACGGTTATAAATTTGGATACGTTAGAAAATAGTGAGTTTTTGTCGCTTATGGAGCAAGCTAAATTTGCATTATTAAGTGCCGGCGATACTTTATTGCAAGCCATTGCGGTTAAAACACCTGCTGTGGCGTGCGCTATTTCAAAAGATCAAACACAGCGCTTAGTTAGTTGTGCCACGACAGGTGTGGTAATTAAGGTGAATTTTGAGGTTGAAGATATAGTAAAAAAAGCCAACGCTTTATTAATGCAGCCGCATTTTAATCAATTACTAGAAAAATACGCTTTGCTTGAAAGCGCGCATAGCTATGAAGTAATAACGCAAGGAGTTAAAAACATGCTAATGGCTGCTGATAGATGA
- a CDS encoding glycosyltransferase → MNIVIVIDSLAGGGAEKVMLTLAQQLVKTHSVTILSLANKYEYTIPANIKVESLFTDKATKVDRFWKINKSVAKLEAWFNNKQKQIGPIDLVLSNLDRSNNLLAKSQIKNVHFVMHNSVNAELARQKKLGPFSYHYLKKSKQNLNGKSLVCVSKGVEQEITQGRIISPSAITTIYNPFNLADIKRLSTEVNTQIPQSPYIIHVGRLAKQKRHDILFAAFAKLDKKYKLVLLCNKPSKAFKLAKAYGIDEQLVVPGFEQNPYNWIKQAEALVLSSDFEGLPTVLIEALAVGTPVVSTNCTFGPSEILTNELAKYLAPVGHSDELAAKIELVLNTKPNVDNADILQKVTAEQAAKQYLALCG, encoded by the coding sequence ATGAATATAGTGATTGTAATAGACTCGTTAGCGGGTGGTGGCGCCGAAAAAGTGATGTTAACCCTTGCACAGCAACTCGTAAAAACGCATAGCGTTACTATTTTATCGCTGGCTAATAAATATGAATACACTATTCCTGCGAACATTAAAGTTGAAAGTTTATTCACGGATAAAGCCACTAAAGTGGATCGTTTTTGGAAAATAAACAAAAGCGTAGCAAAGTTAGAGGCGTGGTTTAACAACAAACAAAAACAAATTGGCCCCATAGATTTAGTGCTTAGCAATTTAGACAGAAGCAATAATTTATTGGCTAAAAGCCAGATTAAAAATGTTCACTTTGTTATGCATAACTCTGTTAATGCAGAGCTAGCTAGGCAAAAAAAGTTAGGCCCGTTTTCTTATCATTATCTTAAAAAGTCAAAACAAAACTTAAATGGAAAATCCTTGGTGTGCGTGTCTAAAGGGGTAGAGCAAGAAATTACCCAAGGGCGCATAATTAGCCCAAGCGCCATCACCACTATTTATAATCCCTTTAATTTAGCGGATATAAAGCGGCTCTCAACTGAGGTTAATACGCAAATTCCGCAATCGCCGTATATTATTCATGTAGGGCGGTTAGCTAAACAAAAGCGCCACGATATTTTATTTGCGGCATTTGCAAAGCTTGATAAAAAATACAAATTAGTCCTTTTATGCAATAAGCCTAGCAAAGCATTTAAGCTTGCAAAAGCGTATGGTATTGATGAACAGTTAGTTGTGCCAGGGTTTGAACAAAATCCGTATAACTGGATTAAGCAGGCTGAAGCATTAGTGTTAAGCTCTGACTTTGAAGGGCTACCTACAGTGTTAATTGAAGCATTAGCAGTTGGTACGCCGGTGGTAAGTACTAACTGCACCTTTGGGCCAAGCGAAATTTTAACAAATGAGTTAGCTAAATATTTAGCGCCTGTAGGGCATAGCGATGAGCTAGCGGCTAAAATTGAGCTGGTTTTAAACACTAAGCCTAATGTTGATAATGCCGATATTTTACAAAAGGTAACGGCCGAACAGGCTGCTAAGCAATACTTAGCTTTGTGTGGATAA